The Pseudomonas putida nucleotide sequence TTCTTCATCACCGTGTTCGCCGGCCGCGTATGGTGCGGCTACACCTGCCCGCAAAGCGTGTGGACATGGATCTTCATGTGGTGCGAAAAAGTCACCGAGGGTGACCGCAACCAGCGCATGAAGCTCGACCGCTCGCCCATGAGCGGCAACAAGTTCCTGCGCAAGTTCGCCAAGCACAGCCTGTGGCTGCTGATCGGCTTCGTCACCGGCATGACCTTCGTCGGCTACTTCTCGCCGATCCGCGAACTGCTTACCGAATTCTTCACAGGCCAGGCCGATGGCTGGGCCTACTTCTGGGTCGGTTTCTTCACCCTGGCCACCTACGGCAACGCCGGCTGGCTGCGCGAACAGGTGTGCGTGTACATGTGCCCCTATGCGCGCTTCCAGAGCGTGATGTTCGACAAGGACACCCTGATCGTCTCCTATGACCCGCGCCGCGGCGAAACCCGCGGCCCGCGCAAGAAGGACATCGACTACAAGGCCAAGGGCCTGGGCGACTGCATCGACTGCACCATGTGCGTGCAGGTCTGCCCCACCGGCATCGACATCCGCGACGGCCTGCAGATCGAGTGCATCGGCTGCGCGGCGTGCATCGACGCCTGCGACAGCATCATGGACAAGATGAACTATCCCAAGGGGCTGATCAGCTACACCACCGAGCACAACCTCTCGGGGCAGAAGACCCACATGCTGCGCCCGCGCCTGATCGGCTATGCCGTGGTGTTGCTGGTGATGATCATCGCCCTGGGCACCGCCTTCGCCACCCGCTCGCTGGTGGGCTTCGACGTCAGCAAGGACCGCGTGCTGTACCGCGAGAACGCCCAGGGCCGGATCGAGAACGTGTACAGCCTCAAGGTCATGAACAAGGACCAGCGCGACCACGTCTACGTGCTCGACGCCGCCGGCCTGCCC carries:
- the ccoG gene encoding cytochrome c oxidase accessory protein CcoG, whose amino-acid sequence is MSKQIPVHDVTPPANKGKDSVDLYASREKIYTRAFTGIFRRLRMVGGAVLFLLYFGTVWLNWGGHQAVWWNLPERKFYIFGATIWPQDFILLSGILIVAAFGLFFITVFAGRVWCGYTCPQSVWTWIFMWCEKVTEGDRNQRMKLDRSPMSGNKFLRKFAKHSLWLLIGFVTGMTFVGYFSPIRELLTEFFTGQADGWAYFWVGFFTLATYGNAGWLREQVCVYMCPYARFQSVMFDKDTLIVSYDPRRGETRGPRKKDIDYKAKGLGDCIDCTMCVQVCPTGIDIRDGLQIECIGCAACIDACDSIMDKMNYPKGLISYTTEHNLSGQKTHMLRPRLIGYAVVLLVMIIALGTAFATRSLVGFDVSKDRVLYRENAQGRIENVYSLKVMNKDQRDHVYVLDAAGLPDLRLEGQREIRVAAGDIVSLPVQLSIAPEKLPSTTNEITFILKSADDSAAKVEAKSRFIGPQIR